The Labeo rohita strain BAU-BD-2019 chromosome 19, IGBB_LRoh.1.0, whole genome shotgun sequence genome window below encodes:
- the fbxl2 gene encoding F-box/LRR-repeat protein 2 codes for MLLLLFWLCDGSRTAASPGFLRLPAQTRTASRPHVTAARLCHDSLIASVDKTRKRRCAQRLPRTVFIIDTATDMNGITKGRFEVFSNSDEALINKKLPKELLLRIFSFLDVVTLCRCAQVSKAWNVLALDGSNWQKIDLFNFQTDIEGRVVENISKRCGGFLRQLSLRGCLSVGDASMKTFAQNCRNIEHLNLNGCTKITDSTCISLSKFCSKLRHLDLTSCVSITNHALKALSEGCRMLENLNLSWCDQITSDGIEALSRGCTSLRALFLRGCTQLDDTALKHLQKHCPELMTINMQSCTQITDDGFVSLCRGCHKLQMVCVSGCSNITDASLTALGLNCQRLKILEAARCSHVTDAGFTVLARNCHDLEKMDLEECILVTDNTLVQLSIHCPRLQALSLSHCELITDDGIRHLSSSVCGQERLQVVELDNCPLITDITLEHLKSCQRLERIELYDCQQVTRAGIKRIRAHLPEIKVHAYFAPVTPPPSVHGGGQRLCRCCVIL; via the exons atgttattattgttattttggcTGTGTGATGGTTCACGGACGGCGGCCAGCCCGGGATTTCTCCGGTTACCAGCGCAGACACGAACGGCTAGCAGGCCACACGTTACAGCTGCGCGTCTGTGTCACGATAGTTTGATCGCCAGCGTTGACAAAACGCGCAAACGTCGCTGTGCGCAGCGCTTGCCGAGGACTGTCTTTATTATTGACACTGCAACAGACATGAACGGCATCACCAAGGGCAGATTTGAG GTGTTCTCAAACAGTGATGAGGCCCTTATCAACAAAAAACTTCCCAAAGAGCTTCTGCTCAG gattttctcctTCCTGGATGTAGTTACGTTGTGTAGGTGTGCCCAAGTATCCAAG GCGTGGAATGTTCTTGCATTAGATGGAAGTAACTGGCAGAAGATTGATCTCTTCAACTTTCAGACAGATATTGAG GGACGTGTCGTGGAGAACATCTCGAAGCGATGTGGGGGGTTTTTGAGGCAGCTCAGTCTTCGGGGCTGCCTCAGTGTGGGAGATGCCTCCATGAA AACCTTTGCTCAGAACTGTCGCAACATTGAACATCTGAACCTCAACGGCTGCACCAAGATCACAGACTCCACCTGTATCAGCCTTAGCAAGTTCTGCTCCAAACTTCGCCACCTTGACCTGACCTCCTGCGTGTCCATCACCAATCATGCACTTAAGGCCTTAAG TGAGGGCTGTCGGATGTTGGAGAATCTGAACCTGTCCTGGTGCGATCAGATCACGAGTGATGGCATTGAGGCTCTCAGCCGTGGCTGCACAAGTCTCAGAGCTCTGTTTCTGAGAGGCTGCACACAg CTTGATGATACTGCACTGAAGCACCTTCAAAAGCACTGTCCGGAGCTCATGACAATCAACATGCAATCATGCACA CAAATCACAGATGACGGCTTTGTGAGTTTGTGCCGCGGTTGTCACAAACTGCAGATGGTCTGTGTGTCTGGCTGCAGCAACATCACAGACGCTTCTCTGACTGCCCTCGGCCTCAACTGCCAACGGCTCAA GATTCTGGAGGCTGCTCGCTGCTCACATGTGACTGATGCTGGTTTTACTGTTCTTGCCAGA AATTGTCATGATTTGGAGAAGATGGATTTAGAGGAATGTATTTTG GTGACTGATAACACTCTGGTTCAGCTCTCAATTCACTGCCCTCGGCTGCAGGCGCTG agCTTGTCTCACTGTGAGTTGATAACAGATGATGGAATCAGACACCTGAGCAGCAGTGTGTGTGGTCAGGAGCGTCTGCAGGTCGTGGAGCTGGACAACTGCCCCTTGATCACAGACATCACACTGGAGCACCTCAAGAGTTGCCAGCGCCTGGAACGCATCGAGCTCTATGACTGCCAGCAGGTCACCCGCGCAGGCATCAAACGAATTCGG GCTCACCTTCCTGAGATCAAAGTCCACGCTTACTTTGCCCCGGTCACACCTCCTCCTTCAGTGCACGGAGGCGGCCAGCGTCTCTGCCGCTGCTGCGTCATACTCTGA